A region of the Oncorhynchus clarkii lewisi isolate Uvic-CL-2024 chromosome 29, UVic_Ocla_1.0, whole genome shotgun sequence genome:
TACTGTAGTATGGTGAGGAGGTAACAAGTGTCTCTTGTGCAGATGAGGCTTCGTCAGCTTCCCCAGCGAACCCCCAGAAACGTCTCTCATTTGTCTTCTCTCCCGGCTTCTTGCCTTGTCCATGAGTCCATGCTCTCAATGCTGTTTGGCTGAAGGTGGGGGTGAGAAGTGCAGCCTTGAGGCCTGTTGTTCTCCGTGTTGGTGTTGTCGGTTACCACGGGGACGATTAACAGCAACCCCAGAGCTCTATAGTAGGACTGAAGAGACTTTACACACCCATATTCCATGACATCCAGGACATAGTTGATCACGATGTTCCCTGTTTTTGATAAAAGCCTGTATGTTTTCCCATTGTTAGCCTAACTAAATAAGCTATGTGCAATCTATCAAAACCGAGCTATAAAATGTGAGCCTAGTGATCTAATGTGCACAGACTAACCCTGTTTCTTCTAAGAGTACTGTACATTTAGGGATTGATTCATGCAATTTGTCTCCCCCTTTTTGTTATCTGACTTTGAATGAAGCGACCATTTCTATTTTATATACGTATAGTAAATATGATGAAATGTAAAGATTGGGCATACTGAAGGAGCGAACACGTGGTTTCCTGCTGATTGGTTTAGATGCTTCCATGTTAGCAGTAGGGAGCAGCTGTGTGTGAGGGTGGAGACAGACTGTTCATTTCCTTGCTCTTTAGTCACAGTTCATTAGCGCTGTGATCTGTGCTCTGCATCATATGAATGACTGCCTTAGTTACTGCCTTAAAGATGGCCTGCTGTTTGAGGTGTGGTGAAGTCACATCCGACAGAGTGGTAAGGATGCGGTAGAGAGCTGCATTTGGCTTTTCCCAATCGCCAGATGTtgaagtgaatgtgtgtgtgtccgtgaaTATGTGTGCTTGCAGTTGAAATGTGTTGTATCAGAATCTGCGCAAAGTTATTTATCTCACTATTCCTGTATTGTTACTGCATTTGTTTTCAGGGTATCAAGTGTCCCAAGTGACAAAGCTTTCCATAAGACGGACATAGGCTTTCAGCCAGTAGGCTAGATTCTAAGCCATGGCTTTGGAGGTGGGCTTCAGAGGAGCAGCCAATCAGGATACTGGGTGACACCAGACCTggctagaggtcagaggtcagatctGAGAGAGGATGGAGACCAGAGGGCAACGCACAAGGGCAGGAATTTTGTTCTGGACCCCCGCTCCTCAACGCCCCTCTCCCTTCAGCTCCATAGGCTCAGAGGTGGActggggggaagaggaagaggaggatgaggaaggttGGGACAGGAaagcagaagaggaggagggcttCCACACCCAGATGGATGAGAACGGGATCATAGGACTGGACGAGGCCTTGGAGGATGTGGGtccgggaggagaggagaatccaCCCCGGTACTCTGGAGCCTTGGAGGGGTCCCTGTCCCCCAGTAGGGCAGGTGGGCTGCGGCTGGTAGACCCTCTAGAGGAGCTGAGTTATAACCTGAGTGAGCTGCAGGACTCTGAGCCACCTGGAGAGGACACGCACGCGCTCTCACTCTGTGAGTCACACATGCAGTACTAACAATGTCACAACAATTTTATTGCTAACAATGGCCAGtaaggctctggttaaaagtaatgcaccatgtagggaatagggtgccgtttgggactcagGCAATGTAATAACTTCTTTAGCAAAATATCACATTTCAACCGAGCCAGAAGCAACAAAGGCATAAGCCGCCTAACGTCTGCAAGCAGGGgtgaccaggctgtgtgtgtattgGTATTTCATTAAATAACCTCGTTTATGAACACGGTTACCGCTGAGATGGATGCATCTGAACTCACTCTTCTCCcatgctccctctctttctctgttaggTGACGATGTATTGGAGGACAAGGACAGTGTGGAGATCTGgagtgaggaagaggagcagcagcagcagaaggtTGAACAGGAGAAGAGCTGCTTGGTCGACAGGCAGCGGATGGAGCAtctcccagagagagacagacagctggaCGTGACGGAGGACgagaaggagatagaggaggaggaggacagcgagCCACACGCGCACACTGACATGATGGCATATCCTGTCATAGCCGGGGCTGGGCCTGGCTGGGATCAGGGCCTTATTGtcagaggaggagagtgggggaaggaggagagcgaGGTCTGTGCTGTAGGCAGTTATAGGGCCGACCTACAAATAGAGGAGACTAATGAACTCTCAGAGAGTGACAGCAGAGGGGGGGAACGGTTGGGAGCGAGTGTGTCTGGAAACCTAATTTTCCCTCCCGACCTGCTCTGTTCATCCCCCCAgtctctgccctcccctcccaGTTCTACCTTTCCTCAcctcctccacttctcctctgAGGAGTTGGCCTATGCTCCAGGGATTGAAGCCGAGACGTTCCCGGAGGATCCCACCTTCACAGAGAGCCTTCCGGAATCCCGCAACAGCCGGATGAGCAACGCCCCCAGGCCTCATTGGCCGCTTGAGTCAGGGGGGGAGGATCTCAAGCCTAGGACCTCCCCTTACCCAGCAGCTATCTCTCCTGCGTATGGGATATCTTACCAACTCagcgagagaaaagagaggggtggagagagccCACAGGATGAGGCAGGCGTTAACCATCGGCAACACCCCTATCCGAGGAACATAAGACAGAGCTTATCTGACACCCCACAAACCATGGTTTGTTCCTCTCAGAAATCCTGGCATGTACCCTCACAGCCCCCCCTTCACAGCAGCACCAAGGACTGGAACCACCAGACCCCCAGGGAGAGCCCCCCCAAACCCCAACCCAGGAGTCATGACCTTGACATGGACGAGGGCCGAAGAGGCCCACTGACCTACCCCACCCCAGACTTCTCCAAGGTAGAGCCCAGGGTCCACTTCCCTAAGAGCGGCTACACCCCCCCCAAGAGCAAAGGCTCCCCCAGAAAGAGGTCTCTGTCAGTGGAGCCCCCCCTGGTGTTCAAGTCCCCTGCTGACATAGTGAGAGAGGTGCTGCTGAGCAGTACAGACGGACCCCAATCCCCCTTGCCGCCCAACGGGCCCCGCAGGCCCCTGAACTCTATGGTGCCAGAGGATTTCAGATGCCCACAACAGGCCAGCACTCTGGTACAGCAGCTGCAGGTATATACACAGAGATCACCACGGGCACACGCTCAGACTAACTCTGATTCCTTAGCGTTCTGGCATGCTCAGACTTTTCAAGTGTCTGACTCACTGACACCAATTCACTTACAAATTCACTGATTGATTCTCTAATTGACTATCTCTGGGTAGTgcttctccacttcctgtccagcTCACAGTGTtcactcttctcctccctccccctctcctcccccctcttttcTCTAGGAGGACTACAACAGGCTGCTGACCAAGTATGCTGAGGCAGAGAACACTATTGACCGGATGCGTCTGGAAGCCAAGGTAGTCTATATGGTCTGTCCACTGAGTTTgcaaaaacattaggaacacctgctcttttcaatGGCAGACTGACCAGGCGAATCCAGGtcgaaagctatgatcccttgttgaccTCCCCTGTTAAAGCGGAAATATGTCGCTTTTCAGGTGACCCGACCAaatgcacatagaaatgtgacTTGTCATTGAAAGTGGTAGATCCGTTCTATGGGGACTTACTTTCAGTTTtgaacaccagcttcaaacagctgaaaatgcaatatttttggtaatagaaaatgtatttcacagcggttgtagatggtacaatgattctctagaccatacttgcttgttttgtcacataaagaAAAGTTAAATCAgtggagatgaagaggaggagacaggttaaagaaggacttttaagcctcgagacaattgagacatggagtgtgtatatgtgccattcagaggatgaatgggcagagacaaaaaatataaatgcctttgaacagggtatggtagttagtaggtgccaggtgcacaggtttgtgtcaagaagtgcaacgctgctgggtttttcaagctcaacagtttcccgtgtgtatcaagaatggtccaccatctaAAGGACATCCggccaacttgacagaactgtgggaagcattggaatcaacatgggtcagcatccctgtggaacactttcaacaccttgtagagtccatgccctgattaATTGATTCTGTTCTGAGGGCCAAAGGGGGTGCAAatgaatattaggaaggtgctcctaatgttttgtgtactcagtgtgtgtgtgtgtgtctaacattGTGTCAGCACACAAGTGTGTCATCTCGATAGCTGTATGTGCTACAAAACTTCTATTGAGAAATTGGCTATAGACCGAGGCTTCTCTTCAAGGGCCAGGGGCTGTATTTATCAAGCGTCTAAGAGTGTAAGCTCTGATTTTGGATCAGTTCTGGCTTTGAGATCACAATATATCAAGTGTATTTGTTGTCTCTGGCAGATGGAGTGGTTCTATTTAGTCCTCTCTGCTCTGCATCTGAATACATGCAGGCCACATGAAAGACAACACAAAGCAGATGCTGGAGAGGGCCCCCTCAGGTGACCTGTATGATCATAGCCTGTGTTTGCCTCCCAAATAGCTCTCTATTCCCtaggtagtgccctacttttgtccGGGGCCCATTGGcttctgatcaaaagtagtgcactatatagggtgcaaTCCGGGACACTACTTGTTTCAGAGGGCGCCCCGCATGTATAATACATTACCTACTGAGGAAAAACACCAGCCTCTGTGGCTGTCGGACTGTACTCGTCACCTCCCAAGATCCACAGTGAGATTGTGATTCAAATGAAAGGAATTAGACTCTCAAAGTGTGTTATGGAAAGGGAGTTGTAGAAAGACGAGTAAACAGCTAGAGAATAAGATGCAACTTGCGTTACTGCATTCTGACTAGAACTTCTTTCAGCGCTGCTTGTGTATCCCAAGTTCCTATTTGGTAAGAGGGTCAACTACCCCACTTAGCTTTTGGCCATTTGCTTGATAGTTCTTAATTGCTCTCTGACCACCAATACTAAACACACACTAAGTAGACCCATCCTGTCATGTGGGGTACAGTCCTATGACATTAGGACAATCGCGTGCATTGTTTTTTGGCCCTCGTGATGCAGTGGAGGAAAGCAGGAAATGACATCATTGATGTCCGAGCCCTGTAGGGGTGTCCGCTCCAGATGGACAGGGTAGTGACAGTTTGTTGTCGTAGTCTTGGCCGTTCACGGTACCTTGTCTCGTAGTTGTTGGTTATAGCCTAGTCGTTGATTTTAAAAGGGAATTTACAGAGAGGTAGGTGTTCCTATCTGTCATCTTCTATTCCATCTGCACAACAGTCTACTCTTAATACTAATTCAAATCTAGCTtaaccccccccctccacctctccttacaCACActaccatctgtctctctcctcctccctctggagACACAACAGTGTCAATGTGCTGGAAGGGCCAATTCAATCCTTTGTCAAGCACAGTCCCAATACCTGCTTCTAGGTTTGCCTGTACAATTAAAGCTGCGACATGCACAGATACATGTGTGTCATAGATCTGTCACGGTCATTGAAGGCAAGTCTAAGAAGGGGTAGATCAatgctctatttctatgctttcccGATATCAGTTCTATCACCCTGAGACCGAGGTAGAGCCGAGAGGGGGTTGAAATAGGAACCGCTCCACAAAATGGAGGATGTGATGCATACATTAAACACACATAGACGGTAGAGCCACCCCATATAACCTCAGACTTTCCTGTATTGCGAAGCATCTCTCCTCCAAGATAGAATAGCTATAAAGGTCCCGAGACCACAACACCACTGGTGTTTAAATCCTTGCCTGCAGCTTTATGACTCAGAAGACGTggacagttctctctgctaccgcacggcaagcggtaccggtgcaccaagtctggaaccaacaggaccctgaacagcttctacccccaagccataacactgctaaatagttagctaAATAGTTACCCAATTGACTCATCACCAATGTTCCCTCACATTCTTTGGTGcgctgagcaaatttcaggtctgccgagcgcaaacttgaacgttgtgaaaattctgtgccaCTTCCAGcgcgcgtttactgtgaacactgaggctgtacctgctttaagttactgttttaacagtggccatgtagactactgtggctatttgatcataatgtgggcctaccagagtggcctaccatcaaaaacaatggagaaaatgcatcccataacattttaacatggaaatagctgttctgtcattcagcctacagtagcagccaatgtgtggtgtacaatgtaggcctacattccatgagacttttgaaaaacaACGTGCAGGGCTTGATTTCAACTTGTTTTAACCTGTACTGCACGCCCACAAACGTGTGCAGCTTGGAGGGAATattactcatcacatatgctgctgttactgtttattatctatcctgttgtctagtcgctttatccctacctatatgtacactaccgttcaaacgcttggggtcacttagaaatgcccttgttattgaaagaaaaacaaacaattttTTTGACCATTTGAAATGATGTcaaattcatcagaaatacagtgtagacattgttaatgtggtaaatgactattgtagttggaagcGGCAGCTATATctatataggcgtacagaggcccattatcattaaccaccactcctgtgttccaatggcacattgtgttagctactccaagtttatcatttaaaaaggctaattgatcatcagaaaacccttttgcaattatgctagcacagctgaaaactgttgtcctgattaaagaagcaataaaactggccttcttttgactagttgagtatctggagcatcagcatttgtgggttcgattacaggctcaaaatggccagaaacaaagcactttcttctgaaactcatccgtctattcttgttctgacaaatgaaggctattccatgtgagaaattaccaagaaactgaagatctcgtacaacactgtgtactactccctttatagaacagtgcaaactggctctaaccagaatagaaagaggagtgggaggccccggtgcacaactgagcaagaggacaagtacattagagtatctagtttgagaaacagacgcctcacaagtcctcaactggcagcttcattaaatagtacctgcaaaacaccagtctcaatgtcaacagtgaagaggcgactccgggattctgggcttttaggcagagttcctctgtccagtgtctgtgttcttttgccccatcttttatttttattggccagtctgagatatggctttttctttgcaactctgcctagtcgcctcttcactgttgacattgagactggtgttttgcaggtactatttaatgaagctgccagtacCTAAATTACCTTGTAGCCCTTCAcagtgactcggtactggtaccctgtgtatatagccaagttattattactcattgtgttatttttttgtctttttttctctctctgcattgttgggaaatgcccgtaaataagcatttcactgttagtctacacctgttgtttacacagcatgtaacaacaacaaaaatgatttGAAACTTATCATTTATCAAATTTGTAATAattttgctcatataatttatTACTTTTGATGCCTGTTTTTCCCTGTTGTCTCTATCTCCAGGTGAGCCTCTACTCCGACCCTCCCAAGCCCAGTCACGCTGTCCAATCAGGTGTACTCCATGAAGGGTCAAAGGTCATGACCCTAACTTTTCCCCACGCTCAGAGGGCGGAGCTCAGCTCAGGCTCTGTTTACCTAAATGGACAGGCTGCCCAacaaggtatatatatatatatatatatatatgcttcccaaatgacaccccaaTCCCTTTcttgtgcattacttttgaccagagccttatgggaaTTAGgaacatttgggacacagccattgCTTTGTTTCAATACGTTCTTACACTCCATTGACAGTTGATTCTGCCTCTCATTCAACATTTCTTTACACATTTCTATTGTCTTTTACTAAAAAACAAATTTCTCTCCGCAATACAGGATATAGTGGagtctcctctgtctgtccctcctctgCGGCCTCCTCATCCCCCAGAAGCCTGGGCCCTGGAGTTGGAGAGCAGCTGACCAGGGCTCTCTCAAAGCAGGCTGAGAGGTTCCTCCAGCAGGTGCAGACATTTGAAGAGCTCCTGAGGAGAGGGAAACTTAAACCGTTTGAGCAGATGAAGGTATTGTTCAGATATTTATCTAATTTGAGTCTTGCAAATATTGTATAGAGGAGTGTCTCTCAGTGCTCACTGGCCACCAGGTTGTTTGAGTAATTATGCGATGTTGTGTCCCTACAGGGTTTGtcccagctgctgcaggggcaggATTCTCTGGAAAGAGGTTATCTAGCAGCACGAGACGAACACAGACTTCTACTGCAGAGAGGGGCCGAGCTGGGCCCCTTTGACCCCGGCAGGTGAGACCACACTGCAGGATTATCCACAATACTGTGTTTAAACTGATAGATTAAGTGGTGGacatcaagtgtgtgtgtttgtgtgtgtttgtgcgtgtgtgataGGGAGTTGGAGGGTCGTATATTCCAGTGTGGGATGCGTGTGGAGGAGCTCAAGGAACAGGTGGAGCAGACTGAACAGGACCGGCCCACCTCAGAAGcccctcccactccacctcctcaccccacccccttCTCCATGCCTGCAGGGGGCAGCGAGCCCATGCCACTCCCTGAGGTACCGTGACAACACAGCTATTGAAGATAAAGGCCTGCATTTCCAAGAttgttaacatctctctctctctctctacctctacctctctctacccctctctctctctctctacctctctctctctctctctctacctctctctctacctctctctacctctctctacctctctctctacctctctctacctctctctctacctctccctctctatctctctctctctacctctctctctctctacctctctctctctctacctctctctctacctctctctacctctc
Encoded here:
- the LOC139387898 gene encoding microtubule organization protein AKNA-like isoform X1; this translates as METRGQRTRAGILFWTPAPQRPSPFSSIGSEVDWGEEEEEDEEGWDRKAEEEEGFHTQMDENGIIGLDEALEDVGPGGEENPPRYSGALEGSLSPSRAGGLRLVDPLEELSYNLSELQDSEPPGEDTHALSLCDDVLEDKDSVEIWSEEEEQQQQKVEQEKSCLVDRQRMEHLPERDRQLDVTEDEKEIEEEEDSEPHAHTDMMAYPVIAGAGPGWDQGLIVRGGEWGKEESEVCAVGSYRADLQIEETNELSESDSRGGERLGASVSGNLIFPPDLLCSSPQSLPSPPSSTFPHLLHFSSEELAYAPGIEAETFPEDPTFTESLPESRNSRMSNAPRPHWPLESGGEDLKPRTSPYPAAISPAYGISYQLSERKERGGESPQDEAGVNHRQHPYPRNIRQSLSDTPQTMVCSSQKSWHVPSQPPLHSSTKDWNHQTPRESPPKPQPRSHDLDMDEGRRGPLTYPTPDFSKVEPRVHFPKSGYTPPKSKGSPRKRSLSVEPPLVFKSPADIVREVLLSSTDGPQSPLPPNGPRRPLNSMVPEDFRCPQQASTLVQQLQEDYNRLLTKYAEAENTIDRMRLEAKVSLYSDPPKPSHAVQSGVLHEGSKVMTLTFPHAQRAELSSGSVYLNGQAAQQGYSGVSSVCPSSAASSSPRSLGPGVGEQLTRALSKQAERFLQQVQTFEELLRRGKLKPFEQMKGLSQLLQGQDSLERGYLAARDEHRLLLQRGAELGPFDPGRELEGRIFQCGMRVEELKEQVEQTEQDRPTSEAPPTPPPHPTPFSMPAGGSEPMPLPESPVLPLPWESGVGVEVSSASGESEGEEGGMPSLLLHPLRHEHKRVERDFSMLMDHYQSFRELPRLLDLDLTEGDHDSPDAGEEATHSGGEGTREGPHPRTGREKGHTSLAQRRPMQGQQDAAFIPTARPRTSKSLPPSPKDLSQSTVFPDLLANDSKRSEVRKSHGSSLTSLGESAASERRGSKLQPGTRRVPSQDGIISPETDSGFVGSESSRLTPAAPSALHQRAIASLSVPEEQSPGKPHHTSPVSGQPLPSSCTPPHRPTLLEHCEGSRLSTPRQVRGSSGRTRGEERRGISASSSPQHRASRTPQPWAGSGTSEFGPDSDHIHSASGEDEGRSDRSTRTTQHRCQPSPSPTAPDHHGDPLRALSSGQLTNRNEAIQSLQAEVGRLKERLEGSLRQTNPPSPVRAPPSAQDGHTHSLSSTPRTRSAQQRRDGGREESREERRWGEEQQVEERSPRLTPRRSASVPRQRPELDITTESEHFQSTPRLRFSRRIPVSPATWGGSRGRAETVRNSGAHTRQHVSMSVGGDGGDKPDCRGRQAPVCPQCSPQTHSHGHSTRPDGGGGDTEPIHSHTGLHSRHCPACGRSQTYRSTSTKHDRRTESDSGPAHRGSWPMSSPHGDVRGVYFAAPPPPVLGSVPLVQCMPVCPPVLYYSSPVMNVAPSQPQPIYVSLGGGVATGVRGHHEQVRGGAGHSLSADQRSLSSSLNHAIEAARGMREASRRMARTIATGLHHQEALSQSCMY
- the LOC139387898 gene encoding microtubule organization protein AKNA-like isoform X2, which produces METRGQRTRAGILFWTPAPQRPSPFSSIGSEVDWGEEEEEDEEGWDRKAEEEEGFHTQMDENGIIGLDEALEDVGPGGEENPPRYSGALEGSLSPSRAGGLRLVDPLEELSYNLSELQDSEPPGEDTHALSLCDDVLEDKDSVEIWSEEEEQQQQKVEQEKSCLVDRQRMEHLPERDRQLDVTEDEKEIEEEEDSEPHAHTDMMAYPVIAGAGPGWDQGLIVRGGEWGKEESEVCAVGSYRADLQIEETNELSESDSRGGERLGASVSGNLIFPPDLLCSSPQSLPSPPSSTFPHLLHFSSEELAYAPGIEAETFPEDPTFTESLPESRNSRMSNAPRPHWPLESGGEDLKPRTSPYPAAISPAYGISYQLSERKERGGESPQDEAGVNHRQHPYPRNIRQSLSDTPQTMVCSSQKSWHVPSQPPLHSSTKDWNHQTPRESPPKPQPRSHDLDMDEGRRGPLTYPTPDFSKVEPRVHFPKSGYTPPKSKGSPRKRSLSVEPPLVFKSPADIVREVLLSSTDGPQSPLPPNGPRRPLNSMVPEDFRCPQQASTLVQQLQEDYNRLLTKYAEAENTIDRMRLEAKVSLYSDPPKPSHAVQSGVLHEGSKVMTLTFPHAQRAELSSGSVYLNGQAAQQGYSGVSSVCPSSAASSSPRSLGPGVGEQLTRALSKQAERFLQQVQTFEELLRRGKLKPFEQMKGLSQLLQGQDSLERGYLAARDEHRLLLQRGAELGPFDPGRELEGRIFQCGMRVEELKEQVEQTEQDRPTSEAPPTPPPHPTPFSMPAGGSEPMPLPESPVLPLPWESGVGVEVSSASGESEGEEGGMPSLLLHPLRHEHKRVERDFSMLMDHYQSFRELPRLLDLDLTEGDHDSPDAGEEATHSGGEGTREGPHPRTGREKGHTSLAQRRPMQGQQDAAFIPTARPRTSKSLPPSPKDLSQSTVFPDLLANDSKRSEVRKSHGSSLTSLGESAASERRGSKLQPGTRRVPSQDGIISPETDSGFVGSESSRLTPAAPSALHQRAIASLSVPEEQSPGKPHHTSPVSGQPLPSSCTPPHRPTLLEHCEGSRLSTPRQVRGSSGRTRGEERRGISASSSPQHRASRTPQPWAGSGTSEFGPDSDHIHSASGEDEGRSDRSTRTTQHRCQPSPSPTAPDHHGDPLRALSSGQLTNRNEAIQSLQAEVGRLKERLEGSLRQTNPPSPVRAPPSAQDGHTHSLSSTPRTRSAQQRRDGGREESREERRWGEEQQVEERSPRLTPRRSASVPRQRPELDIKSEHFQSTPRLRFSRRIPVSPATWGGSRGRAETVRNSGAHTRQHVSMSVGGDGGDKPDCRGRQAPVCPQCSPQTHSHGHSTRPDGGGGDTEPIHSHTGLHSRHCPACGRSQTYRSTSTKHDRRTESDSGPAHRGSWPMSSPHGDVRGVYFAAPPPPVLGSVPLVQCMPVCPPVLYYSSPVMNVAPSQPQPIYVSLGGGVATGVRGHHEQVRGGAGHSLSADQRSLSSSLNHAIEAARGMREASRRMARTIATGLHHQEALSQSCMY